One window from the genome of Streptomyces sp. WZ-12 encodes:
- a CDS encoding DUF885 domain-containing protein, producing MSNTTTPTGGPLPRQVADAYVDALVELDPITGTFLGIPESFGKLPDFSPAGQEAVARLARTTLDELAAAEARPGADSAAEKVCARLLRERLSAELAVHDAGEGLRTVSNISSPLHHVREALNLTPTETEADWAAIARLLRAVPDALTGYRAALQAGLDKDLPGGPLQVTTVIGQLAEWIGTERSWFADFTAAGPEALRAELDAAAEVATGALVELRDWFRDVYGPAVEGAPDVVGRERYARLARYYNGADIDPEEAYAYGWSEFHRLLAEMTAEAEKVLPGAKTPWAALAWCDEHGEAVEGVEETRQWLQSLMDEAIDALDGTHFDLAEPVRRVESKIAPPGGAAAPYYTQPSLDFSRPGRTWLPTMGQTRFPAYDLVSTWYHEGVPGHHLQLAQWVYVADRLSRYQTTVGLVSANAEGWALYAERLMDELGFLTVPERRLGYLDAQMMRAIRVIIDIGMHLELQIPADSPFHPGERWTPELAHAFMAGHSSRPADFVDSEIIRYQGMAGQAIGYKLGERVWLQGREAARARHGADFDLKAWHMAALSQGSLGLDDLLTELSAL from the coding sequence ATGTCCAACACCACTACCCCCACGGGCGGTCCGCTGCCCCGCCAGGTCGCCGACGCCTACGTCGACGCGCTCGTCGAACTGGACCCGATCACCGGCACGTTCCTCGGCATCCCCGAGAGCTTCGGCAAGCTCCCCGACTTCTCCCCCGCGGGTCAGGAAGCGGTGGCCCGGCTCGCCCGCACGACGCTGGACGAGTTGGCGGCGGCCGAGGCCCGGCCGGGCGCGGACAGCGCCGCCGAGAAGGTCTGTGCGCGGCTGCTGCGCGAACGGCTCTCCGCGGAGCTCGCGGTCCACGACGCCGGTGAGGGGCTGCGGACGGTCAGCAACATCAGCTCACCGCTGCACCACGTACGCGAGGCCCTCAACCTCACGCCCACCGAAACCGAGGCGGACTGGGCGGCGATCGCCCGGCTGCTGCGCGCCGTGCCCGACGCGCTGACCGGCTACCGCGCCGCCCTCCAGGCCGGCCTGGACAAGGACCTGCCCGGCGGTCCGCTCCAGGTCACCACCGTCATCGGGCAGCTCGCCGAGTGGATCGGCACCGAGCGGAGCTGGTTCGCGGACTTCACCGCCGCCGGCCCCGAGGCGCTGCGCGCCGAACTGGACGCGGCCGCCGAGGTGGCCACCGGCGCCCTGGTGGAGCTGCGCGACTGGTTCCGGGACGTCTACGGCCCGGCGGTCGAGGGCGCGCCGGACGTGGTGGGCCGCGAGCGGTACGCCCGGCTCGCGCGCTACTACAACGGCGCCGACATCGACCCGGAAGAGGCGTACGCGTACGGCTGGTCCGAATTCCACCGGCTGCTGGCCGAGATGACGGCCGAGGCCGAGAAGGTGCTGCCCGGCGCCAAGACGCCGTGGGCGGCGCTGGCGTGGTGCGACGAGCACGGCGAGGCGGTCGAGGGCGTCGAGGAGACCCGGCAGTGGCTCCAGTCGCTGATGGACGAGGCCATCGACGCGCTGGACGGCACCCACTTCGACCTCGCCGAGCCGGTCCGCCGGGTCGAGTCGAAGATCGCCCCGCCCGGTGGCGCCGCCGCCCCGTACTACACCCAGCCGTCGCTGGACTTCTCCCGCCCCGGCCGCACCTGGCTGCCCACCATGGGCCAGACCCGCTTCCCGGCCTACGACCTGGTCTCCACCTGGTACCACGAGGGCGTGCCCGGCCATCACCTCCAGCTCGCGCAGTGGGTGTACGTCGCCGACCGGCTCTCCCGCTACCAGACGACGGTCGGCCTGGTCAGCGCCAACGCCGAGGGCTGGGCGCTGTACGCCGAGCGCCTCATGGACGAACTGGGCTTCCTGACGGTCCCGGAGCGGCGCCTGGGCTACCTGGACGCCCAGATGATGCGGGCGATCCGGGTCATCATCGACATCGGCATGCACCTGGAGCTCCAGATCCCGGCCGACTCCCCCTTCCACCCCGGCGAGCGCTGGACGCCGGAGCTGGCCCACGCGTTCATGGCCGGGCACAGCAGCCGGCCGGCCGACTTCGTCGACAGCGAGATCATCCGCTACCAGGGCATGGCCGGCCAGGCGATCGGCTACAAGCTGGGCGAGCGGGTCTGGCTCCAGGGCCGGGAGGCGGCCCGGGCCCGGCACGGCGCGGACTTCGACCTCAAGGCGTGGCACATGGCGGCGCTGTCCCAGGGCTCGCTCGGCCTGGACGACCTGCTGACCGAGCTCTCGGCGCTCTGA
- a CDS encoding Lrp/AsnC family transcriptional regulator, whose translation MTGYSPDAVDRRILDVLQHDGRVGRAELARAVNVSPSTVATRVRRLEESGVISGYAAVIEPERVGLPVLAFVRLRHSGGNGKPFRDLLAATPEILEAHHVTGENCLFLKVAARSMKHLEEVSGRIGALGEVATSVVYSSPLPRRSVST comes from the coding sequence ATGACCGGATACTCCCCTGATGCCGTCGACCGGCGCATCCTCGACGTCCTCCAGCACGACGGGCGGGTGGGCCGCGCCGAGTTGGCCCGGGCGGTGAACGTGTCGCCGAGCACGGTCGCCACGCGGGTACGACGCCTGGAGGAGTCCGGGGTGATCTCCGGGTACGCGGCGGTGATCGAGCCGGAACGGGTCGGGCTGCCGGTGCTGGCCTTCGTCCGGCTGCGCCACTCCGGCGGGAACGGCAAACCCTTCCGGGACCTGCTGGCGGCCACCCCGGAGATCCTGGAGGCCCACCACGTCACGGGCGAGAACTGCCTCTTCCTCAAGGTCGCCGCGCGCTCCATGAAGCACCTGGAGGAGGTCTCTGGCCGCATCGGCGCCCTGGGCGAGGTGGCCACGAGCGTGGTGTACTCCTCGCCGCTCCCCCGCCGCTCGGTCAGCACCTGA
- a CDS encoding AAA family ATPase yields the protein MRLHRLTLTAFGPFAGSHTVDFDRLARDGLFLLHGPTGAGKTSVLDAVCFALYGSVPGARQGGQALRSDLADPATPTEVVLELTVAGRRLEITRLPEQPRPKKRGAGTTKEKAVSRLREFAPAPDGDPTAGAWRALSRSHQEIGEEIGQLLGMSKEQFCQVVLLPQGDFARFLRADAEARAKLLGRLFDTGRFAALEDQLTARRKAAADRVAAGDERLLALAHRIAQAAGDTPDLDDPSVPAPAARAAVPAQAGRGPRTPRSAAPTAPADAGTAPGPGEPGFADAVLARAAVARVGARERLALAHRAVAAAETDERAAADRWEEARDRDRLQRRHADARQRAEQLAARADERARIQARLERARTAAEVAPALALRDAARRELTAAQDAERRHRAPLPAALADAEGGRLAEQERQARATLGSLAAARRAERRAAELARERADVDREAHADEQTLLDAAEWLTGWDAARGTHQRRIDEAQEAVRRAEQLAGQLAPAVERLTAARRRDDLTDELAAADKQLLIARERAAAAHEHWLDLKDRRLRGIAAELAAELTDGQSCAVCGSTAHPAPARPGAGHVDRATEDAAQAAHRRAEDARRRAEDHHQGVKEALAAASAAAADTPTIELAAHVEELTREVARAHAAGAALHAAREALARAEREHERRRDDQRHAERRAAARTSRREALDRERDALEGELTEARGDCASVADRADRLERQAALLSAAAEATRTAAACAERLRDADTQLSAAAHRAGFATPQDAADATLPEAERRALQRQYDDGQAEAAAVAAELDRPELRAAAALPPADPDTARAAHQAATARLRTTTATLAAAGERCTALDRLSAAATADARQLAPLRTAYERIARLATLTAGTSAENARRMRLESYVLAARLEQVAAAATARLHRMSAGRYTLVHSDERAGGARRSGLGLHVVDAWTGRERDTASLSGGETFFASLALALGLADVVTDEAGGTRLDTLFIDEGFGSLDEQTLDEVLDVLDGLRERDRSVGIVSHVADLRTRIPAQLEVVKDRTGSRVRHRGPVAD from the coding sequence ATGAGGCTGCACCGGCTGACCCTGACCGCCTTCGGCCCGTTCGCCGGCAGTCACACCGTCGACTTCGACCGGCTCGCGCGCGACGGACTGTTCCTGCTGCACGGGCCGACCGGTGCGGGCAAGACCTCGGTCCTGGACGCGGTCTGCTTCGCCCTCTACGGCTCGGTGCCCGGCGCCCGGCAGGGCGGCCAGGCGCTCCGCAGCGACCTGGCGGACCCCGCCACCCCCACCGAGGTCGTCCTCGAACTGACCGTCGCCGGCAGGCGGTTGGAGATCACCCGGCTGCCCGAGCAGCCCCGCCCGAAGAAGCGCGGCGCCGGTACCACCAAGGAGAAGGCGGTCAGCCGGCTGCGGGAGTTCGCCCCCGCCCCGGACGGCGACCCGACCGCCGGTGCGTGGCGCGCGCTCAGCCGCTCCCACCAGGAGATCGGCGAGGAGATCGGGCAGCTCCTCGGCATGAGCAAGGAGCAGTTCTGCCAGGTGGTGCTGTTGCCGCAGGGCGACTTCGCGCGCTTCCTGCGGGCGGACGCGGAGGCCCGGGCGAAGCTGCTGGGCCGGCTCTTCGACACCGGGCGGTTCGCCGCGCTGGAGGACCAGCTCACCGCCCGCCGCAAGGCCGCCGCCGACCGCGTCGCGGCCGGCGACGAGCGCCTGCTCGCGCTCGCCCACCGGATCGCCCAGGCCGCCGGCGACACCCCCGACCTCGACGACCCGTCCGTGCCGGCGCCGGCCGCCCGCGCCGCCGTACCGGCCCAGGCCGGGCGCGGCCCACGCACCCCCCGGAGCGCGGCGCCGACCGCCCCCGCCGACGCGGGCACCGCACCCGGACCCGGCGAACCCGGCTTCGCCGACGCGGTGTTGGCCCGCGCCGCCGTCGCCCGGGTCGGCGCCCGCGAACGCCTGGCGCTCGCCCACCGCGCGGTGGCCGCCGCCGAGACCGACGAACGCGCCGCGGCCGACCGCTGGGAGGAGGCCCGCGACCGCGACCGCCTCCAACGCCGCCACGCCGACGCCCGACAGCGCGCCGAGCAGCTCGCCGCCCGCGCCGACGAACGCGCCCGTATTCAGGCGCGGTTGGAGCGCGCCCGCACCGCCGCCGAGGTGGCCCCCGCCCTCGCCCTCCGCGACGCCGCCCGGCGGGAACTGACCGCCGCCCAGGACGCCGAACGGCGCCACCGCGCCCCGCTGCCGGCCGCCCTCGCCGACGCCGAGGGCGGCCGGCTCGCCGAGCAGGAACGCCAGGCGCGGGCGACCCTCGGCTCCCTCGCCGCGGCCCGCCGGGCCGAACGCCGCGCCGCCGAACTCGCCCGGGAACGCGCGGACGTGGACCGCGAGGCGCACGCCGACGAGCAGACGCTGCTGGACGCCGCGGAGTGGCTGACCGGCTGGGACGCCGCCCGCGGCACCCACCAGCGCCGCATCGACGAGGCCCAGGAGGCCGTCCGGCGCGCCGAACAGCTCGCCGGGCAGCTCGCACCGGCCGTCGAACGGCTCACCGCCGCCCGCCGCCGCGACGACCTGACCGACGAACTCGCCGCCGCCGACAAGCAGTTGCTCATCGCCCGGGAGCGCGCGGCGGCCGCCCACGAGCACTGGCTGGACCTCAAGGACCGGCGGCTGCGTGGCATCGCCGCCGAGCTCGCCGCCGAGCTGACGGACGGTCAGTCGTGTGCGGTGTGCGGCTCCACCGCGCATCCGGCGCCGGCCCGCCCCGGCGCCGGCCACGTCGACCGGGCGACCGAGGACGCCGCCCAGGCCGCCCACCGGCGCGCCGAGGACGCCCGCCGGCGCGCGGAGGACCACCACCAGGGGGTCAAGGAGGCGCTGGCCGCCGCCAGCGCCGCGGCCGCCGACACCCCGACCATCGAACTCGCCGCCCACGTCGAGGAGTTGACGCGGGAAGTGGCCCGCGCCCACGCCGCCGGCGCCGCACTGCACGCCGCCCGCGAGGCGCTGGCCCGCGCCGAGCGGGAGCACGAGCGCCGCCGCGACGACCAGCGGCACGCCGAGCGCCGGGCCGCCGCCCGCACCTCCCGCCGCGAGGCCCTGGACCGCGAACGGGACGCGCTGGAGGGCGAGTTGACCGAGGCCCGCGGCGACTGCGCCAGCGTCGCCGACCGGGCCGACCGGCTCGAACGCCAGGCGGCGCTGCTCTCCGCCGCCGCCGAGGCGACCCGCACCGCGGCGGCCTGCGCGGAACGCCTCAGGGACGCCGACACCCAACTCTCCGCCGCCGCCCACCGCGCCGGCTTCGCCACCCCTCAGGACGCCGCCGACGCAACGCTCCCCGAGGCCGAACGCCGGGCGCTGCAACGGCAGTACGACGACGGGCAGGCCGAGGCCGCCGCCGTGGCCGCCGAACTCGACCGCCCCGAACTCCGGGCCGCCGCGGCCCTCCCGCCCGCCGACCCGGACACCGCCCGCGCCGCCCACCAGGCCGCCACCGCCCGGCTCCGCACCACCACCGCGACCCTCGCCGCCGCCGGCGAGCGTTGCACCGCCCTCGACCGGCTCTCCGCCGCGGCCACGGCCGACGCCCGCCAACTCGCCCCGCTGCGCACCGCGTACGAGCGCATCGCCCGGCTCGCCACGCTCACCGCCGGCACCTCCGCAGAGAACGCCCGCCGGATGCGACTGGAGTCCTACGTCCTGGCCGCCCGCCTGGAACAGGTCGCGGCCGCCGCCACCGCCCGCCTGCACCGGATGTCCGCCGGCCGCTACACCCTCGTCCACTCCGACGAACGCGCCGGCGGTGCCCGCCGCTCCGGCCTCGGCCTGCACGTCGTCGACGCCTGGACCGGCCGCGAACGCGACACCGCCAGCCTCTCCGGCGGCGAGACCTTCTTCGCCTCCCTCGCCCTGGCCCTCGGCCTCGCCGACGTCGTCACCGACGAGGCCGGCGGCACCCGCCTCGACACGTTGTTCATCGACGAGGGCTTCGGCAGCCTCGACGAGCAGACCCTCGACGAGGTCCTGGACGTCCTGGACGGCCTCCGCGAACGCGACCGCAGCGTGGGCATCGTCAGCCACGTCGCCGACCTCAGGACCCGCATCCCCGCCCAACTGGAGGTCGTCAAGGACCGCACGGGTTCCCGGGTGCGGCACCGGGGGCCGGTGGCGGACTGA
- a CDS encoding exonuclease SbcCD subunit D yields the protein MRLLHTSDWHLGRSFHRVNLLAAQRAFLDHLVETVRTRDVEAVLVAGDVYDRAVPPLAAVELFDDALHRLAALGVPTVMISGNHDSARRLGVGSGLMRRAGIHLHTDPEECGTPVLLADAHGPVACYGLPYLEPAMVRDSLGAPRADHAAVLGAAMDRVRADLAARPAGTRSVVLAHAFVTGGTASDSERDITVGGVASVPAAVFEGVDYAALGHLHGCQTLTERIRYSGSPLAYSFSEAAHRKSSWLIDLDAEGTVRAERVDCPVPRPLARLRGPLQHLLDDPELTRHEDSWVEATLTDSARPAEPMARLAKRFPHTLSLVFDPDESPERPSVSYAQRLRGRSDQEIAEDFVAHVRAGRGADDDERAELRSAIDEVRTADAAAEVAR from the coding sequence GTGAGGCTTCTGCACACCTCCGACTGGCACCTGGGCCGGTCCTTCCACCGCGTGAACCTGCTCGCCGCCCAGCGCGCGTTCCTCGATCACCTCGTCGAGACCGTGCGGACCCGGGACGTCGAGGCGGTGCTCGTCGCCGGCGACGTCTACGACCGCGCGGTGCCGCCGCTGGCCGCCGTGGAACTCTTCGACGACGCGCTGCACCGGCTGGCCGCGCTCGGCGTCCCCACCGTCATGATCTCCGGGAACCACGACTCCGCCCGCCGGCTCGGCGTCGGCTCCGGACTGATGCGGCGGGCCGGCATCCATCTGCACACCGACCCGGAGGAGTGCGGCACGCCCGTCCTCCTGGCGGACGCGCACGGCCCGGTCGCCTGCTACGGGCTGCCGTACCTCGAACCGGCCATGGTGCGCGACTCCCTCGGCGCCCCGCGCGCCGACCACGCCGCGGTGCTCGGCGCGGCCATGGACCGGGTCCGGGCCGACCTCGCCGCCCGGCCCGCCGGCACCCGTTCCGTGGTGCTGGCGCACGCCTTCGTCACCGGCGGCACCGCCAGCGACAGCGAGCGGGACATCACCGTCGGCGGGGTCGCCTCCGTCCCCGCCGCGGTCTTCGAGGGCGTCGACTACGCGGCCCTCGGCCATCTGCACGGCTGCCAGACCCTCACCGAGCGGATCCGCTACTCCGGATCGCCGCTCGCCTACTCCTTCTCCGAGGCCGCCCACCGCAAGTCCTCCTGGCTGATCGACCTCGACGCGGAGGGCACCGTGCGCGCCGAGCGGGTGGACTGCCCGGTGCCCCGCCCGCTCGCCCGGCTCCGCGGCCCCCTCCAACACCTCCTGGACGACCCGGAGTTGACCCGCCACGAGGACTCCTGGGTCGAGGCCACCCTTACCGACAGCGCCCGCCCGGCCGAGCCGATGGCCCGGCTCGCCAAGCGCTTCCCGCACACCCTCAGCCTGGTCTTCGACCCCGACGAGTCCCCGGAACGGCCCTCCGTCTCGTACGCCCAGCGGCTGCGCGGCCGCAGCGACCAGGAGATCGCCGAGGACTTCGTCGCCCACGTCCGCGCCGGCCGCGGCGCCGACGACGACGAACGGGCCGAACTGCGCTCGGCCATCGACGAGGTGCGGACCGCCGACGCGGCCGCGGAGGTGGCGCGATGA
- a CDS encoding GNAT family N-acetyltransferase, translated as MNDDTTRGIRIRPGEPSDAPAVLGMLDAAVAWMNARGNTEQWGTTPYSRKPGGVARVERYLTENEPHIAELDGVPVGTLVLDTGPNPQVPIPPAGEAERFVRLLVSDRRQAGRGVGAALLAHAVAETRRAGVALLRVDCWAGGGGELVAYYERNGFTPTDAFLAGSWPGQVLAMRVD; from the coding sequence GTGAACGACGACACCACACGAGGGATACGGATCAGGCCCGGCGAACCGTCCGACGCGCCGGCCGTCTTGGGGATGCTCGACGCCGCGGTGGCCTGGATGAACGCGCGCGGCAACACCGAGCAGTGGGGCACGACCCCGTATTCGCGCAAGCCCGGCGGGGTGGCGCGGGTGGAGCGGTACCTGACCGAAAACGAGCCGCACATCGCGGAGTTGGACGGGGTGCCCGTCGGGACCCTGGTGCTGGACACCGGCCCCAACCCGCAGGTGCCGATCCCGCCGGCGGGCGAAGCCGAGCGGTTCGTCCGGCTGTTGGTCTCCGACCGGCGGCAGGCCGGCCGGGGCGTCGGGGCGGCGCTGCTGGCGCACGCCGTTGCGGAGACCCGGCGGGCCGGCGTGGCGCTGCTGCGGGTCGACTGCTGGGCGGGCGGCGGGGGCGAACTGGTCGCGTACTACGAGCGCAACGGCTTCACGCCCACCGACGCTTTCCTGGCCGGCAGTTGGCCGGGGCAGGTCCTGGCGATGCGGGTCGACTGA
- a CDS encoding helix-turn-helix domain-containing protein, translating to MEQELDLDAVIRRRIRGLRRARGWTLDALAARCNLSPSNLSRIETGRRRIALDQLVPIARALDTTLDQLVESDEDEDVVIRPQPCHTPGITSWLLSRERSVHGVTVAKMRITPERPTGPEHLAVHPGSEWFTVLSGTARLQLGERVLLIQEGNAAEFSTMTPHSVGAHEGPVEILTLLDHNGERAHLHGADEA from the coding sequence ATGGAGCAAGAATTGGATCTGGACGCCGTGATCCGCCGACGGATCCGCGGGCTGCGGCGGGCCCGCGGCTGGACGTTGGACGCGCTCGCCGCCCGGTGCAACCTCAGCCCGTCCAACCTCAGCCGCATCGAGACCGGGCGCCGCAGGATCGCCCTCGACCAGTTGGTCCCGATCGCCCGGGCCCTGGACACCACGCTGGACCAGCTCGTGGAGTCCGACGAGGACGAGGACGTGGTGATCCGGCCGCAGCCCTGCCACACGCCGGGGATCACCAGTTGGCTGCTGTCCCGCGAGCGCTCGGTGCACGGGGTGACCGTGGCGAAGATGCGGATCACCCCCGAGCGGCCGACCGGCCCGGAACACCTGGCGGTGCACCCCGGCAGCGAGTGGTTCACGGTGCTGTCCGGCACCGCCCGCCTCCAACTCGGCGAGCGCGTCCTGCTCATCCAGGAGGGCAACGCCGCGGAGTTCTCCACCATGACCCCGCACTCCGTCGGCGCGCACGAAGGCCCAGTGGAGATCCTCACCCTCCTCGACCACAACGGCGAACGCGCCCACCTGCACGGCGCCGACGAGGCTTGA
- a CDS encoding class I SAM-dependent methyltransferase, producing the protein MTPHRHDQHLHHHKQPEEHQEHRDHEAGLADLLDLDAEVLGPFLDEVTGWVRGQTRAAPRAIVDVGAGTGTGTAALARRFPGARLVAVDRSPVMLDRVAATARTQGLAERLRVVPADLDVAWPEIGAVDLAWLASSLHHAQDPDRLLRDLHGALRPGGLLVVIEMDGMPRFLPDDLGIGCPGLEARGKEAMARARWNAYPNWRPHLERAGFADVAERAFTFDIHPAPPAAHRYAHGVLRTLRHGLADQLAADDLDTLDRLLAVDAPESVLHRDDLIVRGRRIAWAARRP; encoded by the coding sequence ATGACACCGCACCGGCACGACCAGCACCTCCACCACCACAAGCAGCCAGAGGAGCACCAGGAGCACCGCGACCACGAGGCCGGTCTGGCGGACCTGCTGGACCTCGACGCGGAGGTGCTCGGCCCGTTCCTCGACGAGGTCACCGGCTGGGTCCGCGGGCAGACGAGGGCCGCCCCTCGGGCGATCGTCGACGTGGGCGCCGGAACCGGCACCGGCACGGCGGCGCTGGCCCGCCGCTTCCCCGGGGCGCGGCTGGTCGCGGTCGACCGCTCGCCGGTCATGCTCGACCGCGTCGCGGCGACGGCACGCACCCAGGGGCTGGCGGAACGGCTGCGCGTGGTCCCGGCCGATCTGGACGTCGCCTGGCCCGAGATCGGCGCCGTCGACCTCGCGTGGTTGGCCTCGTCGCTGCACCACGCCCAGGACCCGGACCGACTGCTCCGCGACCTCCACGGCGCGCTGCGCCCCGGCGGCCTGTTGGTGGTCATCGAGATGGACGGCATGCCGCGCTTCCTCCCCGACGACCTCGGCATCGGCTGCCCCGGTCTGGAGGCGCGCGGTAAGGAGGCCATGGCGCGGGCGCGCTGGAACGCGTACCCGAACTGGCGCCCCCATCTGGAGCGGGCCGGATTCGCGGACGTGGCGGAACGCGCCTTCACCTTCGACATCCATCCCGCGCCACCCGCCGCCCACCGCTACGCGCACGGCGTCCTGCGCACCCTGCGCCACGGCCTCGCCGACCAACTGGCCGCCGACGACCTCGACACCCTCGACCGGCTGCTGGCGGTGGACGCCCCCGAGTCCGTGCTGCACCGCGACGACCTGATCGTCCGGGGCCGCCGGATCGCCTGGGCGGCCCGCCGCCCCTGA
- a CDS encoding BCCT family transporter has product MSTEPSYPVAPDQKPPQQPPDPTIVTIGVVAVLLVVGWASIGKDNFATVSDTALHWVFANFGWLFVVGADFFLVLCVVIAFSRFGAIRLGRDDAEPEFTNLAWIAMMFSAGMGIGLMFYGVGEPLQHYVSPPPGSGVHAKTLSAARTAMEYSFFHWTLTPWAIYGVAGLALAYAGFRKGRGNRLSSAFVPLIGERRANGGPGKAIDLLAVFATVFGTATSLGLGTLQVAEGLNLTAGAPSSRTLELIIVAALSAAFVASAFSGLHRGVKWLSTLNIALAALLMVFVFVAGPTVYVLNTIPASLGGYLSELLPMASRTGAFTDPAWLGQWTIFYWAWWLSWAPFVGTFLARISHGRTIREFLIGVLLVPSGATMVWFSVMGGSAIRLDANGRAELASMVAKGAEASLFGLLDSLPLGTLTSWVAMVLVMTYFVTSADSASLVMGSLTSRGALHPRTWLVVLWGVLMAAVAAVLLIAGGLSSLQTATILVALPFVLVMLALCWALLAELREDPGAGAPRHALHGLRDAVTAMVGEAVTEHSRPQHPRLQRLRRAASTRRGEGDYGDGDGDDGVR; this is encoded by the coding sequence ATGAGCACGGAGCCCTCGTATCCCGTCGCCCCCGACCAGAAGCCCCCACAACAGCCCCCGGACCCCACGATCGTGACCATCGGTGTGGTGGCGGTCCTGCTGGTGGTGGGGTGGGCGTCCATCGGGAAGGACAACTTCGCCACCGTCTCGGACACCGCGTTGCACTGGGTATTCGCCAACTTCGGCTGGCTGTTCGTGGTGGGCGCCGACTTCTTCCTGGTGTTGTGCGTCGTCATCGCGTTCAGCCGGTTCGGCGCGATCCGGCTCGGCCGGGACGACGCGGAGCCGGAGTTCACCAACCTCGCCTGGATCGCGATGATGTTCAGCGCCGGCATGGGCATCGGCCTGATGTTCTACGGCGTGGGCGAACCGCTCCAGCACTACGTGTCGCCGCCGCCCGGTTCCGGCGTGCACGCCAAGACGCTGAGCGCCGCCCGCACGGCCATGGAGTACTCCTTCTTCCACTGGACGCTCACCCCTTGGGCGATCTACGGCGTCGCCGGCCTCGCGCTGGCCTACGCGGGCTTCCGCAAGGGCCGGGGCAACCGGCTGAGTTCGGCCTTCGTCCCGCTGATCGGCGAGCGGCGGGCCAACGGCGGACCGGGCAAGGCGATCGATCTGCTCGCCGTCTTCGCCACCGTCTTCGGCACCGCGACCAGCCTGGGCCTGGGCACCCTCCAGGTCGCCGAGGGCCTCAACTTGACGGCGGGCGCGCCCAGTTCCCGGACCCTGGAGCTGATCATCGTCGCCGCGCTGTCGGCGGCCTTCGTGGCCTCCGCCTTCTCCGGGCTGCACCGCGGCGTGAAGTGGCTGAGCACCCTCAACATCGCGCTGGCGGCCCTGCTGATGGTCTTCGTCTTCGTGGCCGGCCCGACCGTGTACGTGCTGAACACCATCCCGGCGAGCCTGGGCGGTTACCTCAGCGAACTGCTGCCGATGGCCTCGCGGACCGGCGCCTTCACCGACCCCGCCTGGCTGGGCCAGTGGACGATCTTCTACTGGGCGTGGTGGCTGTCCTGGGCGCCGTTCGTCGGCACCTTCCTGGCCCGCATCTCGCACGGCAGGACCATCCGCGAGTTCCTCATCGGGGTGTTGCTGGTCCCCAGCGGCGCGACCATGGTCTGGTTCTCCGTCATGGGCGGCAGCGCGATCCGCCTGGACGCCAACGGCCGGGCCGAGTTGGCGTCGATGGTCGCCAAGGGCGCCGAGGCGTCCCTGTTCGGGCTGCTGGACAGCCTCCCGCTGGGCACGCTCACCTCGTGGGTGGCGATGGTGCTGGTGATGACGTACTTCGTGACCAGCGCCGACTCCGCCTCGCTCGTCATGGGCTCGCTGACCAGTCGGGGCGCGCTGCACCCGCGGACCTGGCTGGTCGTCCTGTGGGGCGTGTTGATGGCCGCGGTCGCGGCCGTGTTGCTGATCGCCGGCGGGCTCAGCTCGCTCCAGACGGCGACGATCCTGGTGGCGCTGCCGTTCGTCCTGGTGATGCTGGCGCTGTGCTGGGCACTGTTGGCCGAACTGCGCGAGGACCCGGGCGCCGGCGCCCCGCGACACGCCCTGCACGGACTGCGGGACGCGGTGACGGCCATGGTCGGCGAGGCGGTCACCGAGCACAGCCGGCCCCAACACCCGCGCCTGCAACGGCTGCGCCGCGCGGCCAGCACGCGACGCGGCGAGGGCGACTACGGGGACGGGGACGGCGACGACGGGGTGCGGTGA